The segment ATAGCACTTTGCGGAACAATGAAATAGCGGTCGCCTTCATACATTACCTCCGTAGCGCCACTTAACAGAAAAATTGCCAGGTCGCCTTCCCTTGCCTGCAACGGAACATACTTCACCTGCTCGTCTTCATTTTTCCAGGGCTCATCATCAACCGGCATGGGAATAGCATAACCCGGCCCGGTTTTAATCACATATCCCTGTTGTACTTTCTCTTTTTCCTGCACACCGGGTGGTAAATACAAGCCGCTGGCTGTGCGTTCTTCCGGTGTAGTTGGCTTTATCAGAATTCGATCGCCAATGACGATCAGCTTTTTGAACCGGTTATCGGATGTAATGCGCATATGCTTTTTTTGAGGAGCAAAAATAATGATGATATGAATGACAAAACTTTAAAGGCTGCCCGGGCGAAACGATACCCCGCAGCAAACGCAACGAAGTGAAGTGAGCGAGGAGTATAAGTGAAGCACCGGAACCACTGTCCGGAGTAAGCTAAACGGAGACAGCCCCTCTATTTCTTTAACAAAATATTGAGGGCATTACTGCACAACTACCAAAAGCATTAACTTTATTTGATAATAAATTTTATACGATGGAAGAAGCTAAATCAAAAGTATTATTAGTTGAAGACGACAGCAGTTTTGGAAATGTACTGAAGAATTACCTGGAGTTGAACGATTTTGATGTAACACTGGAGCGTGATGGACGTTTGGGTCTTGCTGCTTTTCAACGTGAGAAGTACGATATCTGTTTACTGGATGTAATGATGCCGCATGTAGATGGCTTTACATTGGCTGAAGATATACGTGATATTGATCCGGATGTACCACTGTTCTTTCTGAGTGCAAAAACAATGAAAGATGATATTTTAACCGGTTATAAACTGGGTGCTGATGATTACATCACCAAACCTTTCGACAGTGAAGTGTTGCTGATGAAGATCAAAGCCATTCTGAAGCGTAACGAAGAGACCAAACACGAAACTGAAAATAAAGAGTTTGATCTTGGTATCTATCACTTCAACCCCAAGTTGCGTGAACTTACAGTTGAAGGAAAAACAAATACCCTTTCGCCAAAAGAAAGTGAATTGCTCCGCATGTTGTGCGAATACAAGAATGATCTTTTACCAAGAGAAACAGCATTGAAACGCATTTGGGGCAGTGATACTTATTTCAACGGTCGCAGTATGGATGTTTACATTGCCAAACTCCGTAAATACCTGAAAGAAGATCCCAAAGTTGAGATCGTAAATATTCATGGTAATGGTTTCAGATTGGTAGTAAGCGAATAAATAAATTCAAACAAATAATAAAGCGGCCGTTCAATTTGAACGGCCGCTTTATTTAGCGGGTAATTTCTTTTGCTATTACAGCTTGGGCTGCTGCTTCCTTGTTGCACTCTTCAATGAATTGTAAAATTTCTTTCCGCCCTCTGAATTTTACTGCTGAGCTCACAAAACTTTGCGGGAGAAATTGCCAGCTCTTTCCCAATGCAGTTAAAAATGATTTTACGTGCGCAGCCACTTCTTTCTGCGTGGTTTTATCGGCTTTGGTGAAAACGATGGTGAAAGGAATCTTCCACTCGCCCAGTTGGTTGATAAACTCCAGGTCGATCTCCTGCGGCTTGTGCCTGCTATCCACCAATACAAATAAATTCAGCAGGTTTTCCCGTTTGCGGATGTAATTCTCGATCATCTTGATCCACTGTTTGCGTTTCCCCTGTGCTACTTTGGCGTAGCCATAGCCCGGCAGATCAACCAGGTACCAATCGGTTTTCTTATTGTTCTTCTCATCAAGGCTTTCAATGAGAAAATGATTGATCATCTGTGTTTTTCCCGGTGAGCCACTTGTCTTTGCCAGTTTCTGGTTGTTGCAGATCATATTGATGAGCGAAGATTTGCCCACGTTACTACGACCAATAAATGCATATTCCGGCTTATCGGGCTTGGGACAATCCTCTACTTTGGGACTGCTGATGACATATGTTGCTGAATGAATGTTCACGGCTGCAAGATACTTGAAGAAAGTGGATAGCCGATAGTAATTAGTCGGTAGCAATAATCCGGATGCTAACCTGGACTACAAACTATCCTCTATCGGCTATCGGCTTACTTCCTACCTCGTACTTGCCTGTTCCCTCCTTACCTTTGCGCACCATGAGCGAACAATACGCACACGATAAAGTTGTACCCGACAAAGCATCGGAGCAAAGTAAGAAAAAGCAGGTAGCAGAAATGTTTGATGACATTGCTCCCCGCTACGATTTCCTCAACCGTTTTCTCTCAGCCGGCATCGATACGGGCTGGCGAAAAAAAGCATTGGCCAAATTAAAAGACCTTCAACCGAAACTGATGCTGGATGTAGCAACAGGTACAGGTGATGTGGCCATTATGGCTGCAAAACAGCTGCAGCCCGAGAAGATCATTGGTATTGATATCAGTGAAGGAATGCTGGAAGGCGGTCGTGTAAAGGTGAAAGCCAAGGGTTTAGAGACTATTATTGAGCTGAAAAGCGGTGACAGCGAAACAATAAATTTTCCCGATAACACGTTTGATGCAGTAACTGTGGCGTTTGGCGTGCGAAATTTCGAAAACCTTGAAAAAGGGATCAGCGAAATTTACCGTGTGTTGAAACCAGGTGGCCGACTGGTAGTGCTGGAATTTTCGAAACCAAAACTACCCGGCGTGTTACAGGCATACAATCTTTATATGGGATTGGTTGCCCCACAGGTGGCAGGCGCTTTCAGTAAAAACAAAAAAGCCTATCAATATCTTAACAACAGCATCAAAGCATTTCCTGAAGGACAAAACTTTGTGGCTGTATTGAACAAAACCGGATTTAAAGACACTTCATGCAAACCTCTTACGCTCGGCATATGCAGTATTTATTGCGGCGACAAATAATCGTTACCCTTCTACTTATTACCTGTGTATTTACATCATTTGCACAACGAGAAACAAACCTGCCCAACCATGAGCAGAAGGCTTATTACTTTGGTATTACGCTAAGCGGTAACAGTGCTTATTTTCATATGAACCATCATCCGAAATTTTTGCAGGATGACAGTGTTGCAACAGTTGGTTCTACCAGCAGTGCAGGTTTTGGATTGGGTTTGCTCGGTACTTTACGTTTGGTAGACCATTTAGAAGTAAGAACCAACCCTCAACTCATTTTTGCTTCACGTGGCATTAATTATTATCTCTCATACCCGCTTACAGGTGATAAGAACTGGCAACAAAAAACTGTTGAAAGTATTTACATCAGTGTGCCTTTGCAATTAAAATTCAGCAGCGACAGGATCGATAATTTCCGTGTGTATATGCTGGGTGGTGGTAAGTTCGATTATGATCTTGCCAGTAACAGCCAGGCACGCCGTGCAGAAGACCTTGTAAAACTCAATAAGTCTGCATTGGGTTATGAAGTGGGTCTTGGTTTTCATTTCTACTTTCCAACCTTTATCATGAGCCCTGAAATAAAATTCAGTAACAGCTTTCAAAGTGTTCATGCAAGAGATCAATACCTCATCTATTCAAATGTGATCGATAAAATGCAGGCGAGAATGATTGTGTTTAGTATACACTTAGAAGGATAATGACATTAAAAATCCATCACCTTGTTCTGTTATTTTCTTTATTTGCAATTCTGTCATGCAAGAATTACTACAACAATACAATTCATTGGATTGATTCAATACCCCAAGGCGCACACATTGACTCAGTAAAGCAAAGCCAACCATCGTTTATTGAAATTGATTGGGAACATCCGCAATACTTTGATTCATCAAAGAGTTACAATGTAAAAAAAATCAAAAACTGTTATGATGTATTAAAAATGTCTCACCGACTTGTTTTTGTAAATGACAAATTTATAATGCGCATTTCCAAAAAGTAAATTGGAATGAATATCTCTTCAATCAATAGTCATATTCCCTGAACCACAAATTCATCCGCACTCCTAACCCAAGCATGGTTGTATTTTGTGAAGCGTCATTTCCCTTCTTAAATCGGCGAAGCAACAGGTTGGCATCAATAAAAATATTTTCATACACTTCATAGCTCGCAAGGAATAATGCGTTGATCCCTTTACTCGCTACACCGTTGGTTGTGGTGTAACCATAGTTGCTTGTGCGTCCATCTGTATTCAAACGGAAAATATCGCTGCCTGCATTGCGGCCACTTGCGCTGTCCAATCCCTGTTTCCAATAGATCAGTCTGCCTGTTAAATTCAATTTGCCTGTTGGCTGATAACGTAACACCGCAATCACTTCATTGAAATTTGCTCCAAGCGGATGTGCCAATGGTTGATTGTAATGTGTATAGCTCGATACAGAATCAAAATGCGAGTAAGTGAACGGACGAACAGTGTTCCACTCCAACTGCAGATCAAGATTATTGACATTCGCCACATCAATGTATTTCAAACCAAGCTGACTCCCGGTTTTGTTGCCCCACCAGCTGCGGTCGTTACGTAATTCTGAAAAATTAAATTCATCAATGATCAATTGTCCATACAGTTGTACACGTTTAAAGAGATTGGCTTTAAAATCGGCACCCACCAATGCATTATCACTGCTGCCTAAATTTCCTTCGATCGTGCGGTAGAAAATGATCGGGTTCATATAACCGAACTCAAATTTATCCTTTCGGCCAAACACAACGCCTTCAAACAAACCAATATTTAACCAGGGCAAAACATTCATACTTAAATGATGCATCGCTGCATATTTCTTTGGCACCAGTGCATTAGTACTGTTGCTCTTGCTGTTGGTATGTAATTCCATGAACAGGTTCTGGTAATTGAATTTCCAGATACGTGTGTTGAGTTTTACAAACAACTGATTTCCGGCAAACTCGCTCAGCATTAAACTGCGGCAACCATTGCCGATAAAATTGCGATCATAACCGATCTGGAAGTTGATATACTTTGCAGCATTGAATGTGAATGATCCACGTGCATCAAAATAATCCACACCTGTTTGCTTAAAGGTCTTATGAAAATTAGCACCCGGCACAGCATCAAGACTGTCGATCCAGTTCTGCACAAACAATGGTCCCCGCTCCTGCACATCCATGGCCATGGCACTAAAGCCAACACGGTTGCCAACATTACCACGCACATTCAATCCACGTTGATTGATGAAAATATTCTGATCCGTATTATTCAACTCAACAGATTGACGATAACTGATCATCGGGTTAATGGCAATAAAGAAATCATCACCATATTTTTCAATAAAGCTGGCAGGCGTTTTATAAAATTTCTTGAGAAATGGCTTTTTGCTATTAAAGCTGCTGCGATCACCCGTTACCCATTCCTGGTTATTGAGGTAAAGGCTGCGGAGGTTATATTGATCAGCCTTGCTTAACCGAAGTGCTGTATCCTGGTTGTAAAATAACGGCGTGTGTGCCAACATCGAATCGGCTTTAGCACCCAGCCATTGCACCGCATAACGGCGGTCGTAAGGCTTGGTAGAAGTGAAGTTGAGATCGCTTACCGTTCCGGTCTTTAATTCAAGCCGATCGATAAAATGAAGGTGTTTTGATTGCTGCTGCAGATAAGTACTTTGTGCAGCGGAAAAAAAGGGTATAGCAAGAAGAGCTAACCATAGACTGCATTTGCTAAATTGCATGCGGTTGTGTTTTAATCGTAAAAATAAGTGATACAAGCGATACATCGTGCTGAATAGTACAGAGTTTTAAGTCTGATACCGCTGGCAGGATACACAACCAATTATCTGAAATAACTGAATAACTCATGGCGCAACATTATCTGCTTAAGAATTGCTTACTCGTAAACGAAGGAAAGATCACCCCAACTGATGTACTCATCAAGAATGGGCGTATTGAAAAGATCGCTGCTTCTATCAGTAATGCAAACGGAGCAACAGAAATAAACGCAGAAGGCAAGTATCTTTTACCCGGTGCAATTGATGACCAGGTGCATTTCCGTGAACCGGGTTTAACGCATAAAGCAACCATTCATACAGAAGCAAAAGCAGCTGTAGCTGGCGGTGTAACCAGTTTTATGGAAATGCCCAACACTATTCCCAACGCATTGAATTTGGAGTTACTTGAAGACAAGTATGCCATTGCTGCCAACACATCACTTGCCAACTACTCCTTTTACATGGGCACCAGTAATACAAGTGCCGATGATACATTGAAGGCGAATGATTTCAAAAACAGTATTTGCGGTATCAAGATCTTCATGGGCGCAAGCACCGGCAATATGCTGGTTGATAATTACAATACACTCGATAAAGTATTTCGTGAAAGTGAAATGCTCATTGCTACACATTGCGAAAGCGAAAGCATCATCAAAGAAAATTATGAACGTTTAAAAGCATTGAAAGGTGAATTATCGCCTGCCGATCATCCGCTGGTGAGGGATGTAGATGGTTGCTATGAATCATCATTAATGGCCATACAGATCGCAAGACAATACAACACACGCTTACATATCCTGCATATCAGCACAGCAAAAGAACTGGAACTGTTTGGCAATATGATGCCGTTGAAAGAAAAACGCATCACCAGCGAAGTGTGTGTGCATCATTTGCATTATACCGCTGACGATTATGCAACACTTGGCTACCGCATTAAATGCAACCCGGCCATTAAAGCAAAAGAAAACAAAGAAGCCTTGTGGAAAGCATTGCTTGATGACCGAATTGATGTGATTGCAACCGATCATGCGCCTCATGCATGGGAAGAAAAGCAAGGATCATACGAACATGCACATGCAGGATTACCATTGGTGCAACATCCATTACTCTTGATGCTTCATTATTATAAAGAAGGAAGAATTTCATTGGAACGTATTGTGGAAAAGATGAGTCATGCCGTTGCCGATTGTTTCCAGGTAAAAGAACGTGGTTATGTGCGTGAAGGTTATTTTGCTGACCTGGTATTGGTTGACCTCAACAAACCATCGACCGTAACAAAAGAAAACTTACTTTACAAATGTGGCTGGAGTCCGTTGGAAGGGTTCACTTTCCCGGCAACTATCTCGCATACATTTGTAAATGGTCATCTTGTTTATGGAAATGGACACATAGATGAATCACAGATGGGGCAACGGTTATTATTCGATAGAAAATAAATTTTATACCGACAGAACAATTTTGGAAATAGACAAAGTCACATACTACGATCTTTCGATCTTCAATACGGAAGAAGAATATTCACTGCTGCACCGTATCAATTTCTGCAATACGTTTGGAGGCAAACAGAAACTGGAATACCTGTTAACGCATCCGCATCATAACCTCAAAAAAATCGAGGATACACAACAAACCCTACAACAGATCGGTGAAGTAATTCTGCAATGGCCCAAAGAAATCACCAACGGAACCATCCTTGTGTTAGAAAAGTTTTACGGTTACCCGTTTGATAACATTCCTGACAGTTATTCACCTGTACCCGCTTTTTTCTATCGTTTGTTTGAAGCACCGGATTACCGTTTGGTGCGATACACAGTTGGACATTTTATTGATTTCCTGAGAGGAATGTCTCAATTGCAGAAGTTATTTGATCAGGATAATCTCTCTCCTATTCTCCAATCATTAATCGTTGAGGTTAGGAAACTGTTGAATCATTCCATGGTACATGATATGATCAAACAACATTCATCCGCCACACTTGCTCCGTCGAAAATGTTGCGGTTCGGAAATTTTTTACGCATTGAATATAAACGGCAGGCAGAACAACTGATCGATATTTATCATAAGCTCGATGCGTATTACAGCATGGCGAAAGCGGTACAACATTTTGATCTTCATTTTCCTGAAATAAAAGAGAGCGATGAGCCGTTGATCAAAGCAAAGGGTTTGTATCATTTGTTATTGCAAACACCGGTGGCGTATGATATTACATTGAACCCGCAAACAAATTTTCTTTTCCTTACCGGTGCCAACATGGCTGGAAAGAGTACGTTCATTAAATCAGTTGGTTGTGCTGTTTATCTCGCACATGTGGGTATGGGTGTTCCTGCTGCTTCCATGGAGTTGAGTCTGTTTGATGGGTTGCTGAGTAATATTCAGGTGCAGGATAATATTGTAAAAGGCGAAAGTTATTTTTATAATGAAGTGCAACGGATCAAGAATACGGTATTAAAAATTACCGACGGAAGGAAATGGCTGGTGTTGATCGATGAATTATTTAAAGGCACCAACATACAGGATGCCATGCATTGCAGCACAGCCGTGATCAAAGGATTACTGAAGATCAAAAACTCCTTGTTCATTCTATCTACACACTTGTATGAAATTGGTGATGAGTTGAAACAATATCCCAATATCAGCTTCCGCTATTTTGAAACAACAGCAACAGAGGAGCAATTACAATTCAGTTACCAGTTAAAAGAAGGTATCAGCAATGACCGCTTTGGTTATTTGATTTTGAAACGGGAGAAAGTGGTGGAGATGCTGGAGAAATTGTAAAGATGAACTTACTTGATTATATATACAATGTATTAGCTAATGGCTACTTTTATGTAGCACTTTTCTTATTGCTCGCCTATCTGTTCTTAAAAAAGCAAAGAACAGTTTTAAAGGAAATAATTATCTCATCTAACCTGTTGTCGCTGATCACTTATCTATTGTTTATCATTCATAGCGTTTATATATTCTATCCACTTATTCAACCATTCAATGATGAAAGAGATATCTTTTTTAAATATCGTATAGCTGGGCCTTATAGTCATTGCTTTTGGTTGTCGCTCATTAACAGTTTGATTATTTTCATATTACTGTTATTTAAGAAACCAAGACATTCAGTTTGGATAACCGTTTGGATGGTTATATCATCAGCTCCTTTTAATTATGAAAGACTAATATTGTGGATTACCTCTTTATACCGAGATTATCTCCCTTCAAGCTGGAGTGTTTATCACACTGATTTCTTTTACAATTATCCATTCGTCCTGTATATATTTTTTTTAGCCTTAACTGTTTTCATTAGAAAATACCTCAAAAAGAGGAACATCCCGGAAACATCTACTTTGCAATAATGAAAAAATTCTTTCTTAGGATAGGTATCATGATCGTCATTCTTCTTTCAGCCTACTTCATTTGGTCGCTTACAGGGCGTGCAAAAGAAAAAGAAACAGGTTGGAGTAAACTCCCTGAATTCAAAGCAAGATTTGAATATGTGGAAGCAGGTATCGACAGCGGCAAGGGAAATATCATCGGCATTCAACCTTATCTTACTGCTACCAGTTATTCAACTGCTTTCAATTTTGAAGTATCACTTCGTTTTTACTTTGAGCAATTGAAGCGTGAAAATAAACTCACTGATAAATCAATTGTTGTGTTGCCGGAATATATCGGCACATGGTTGGTGGCAGCCAATGAAAAAGAAACGATCTACAAACAGGAGACCATTGAAAAAGCGATGACCACCATGGTTCGTTCGAACCTGTTCAGTTTCTTTTATGGTTATTTGAAGTCCCCGGCGAAAGACAAATCGAAGTATGCCATTTTCCATTTGAAAGCAGAAAAGATGGCCAAGCAATACCAACAGGTTTTTTCAACACTCGCTAAAGTATATAAGTGCACCATTGTTGCAGGTTCTATTGCACTGCCGGATGCATCTATTAATTCCAAAGGTGAAATGCAAATCAAATCAGGTGCTCCCATTTATAATACATCAGTTGTATTTGGAAATGATGGAGAAATTCTTTCCCCATTGATCAAAAAATTGTTTCCGATTGATGATGAGCAGGGTTTTACTGCTGCTGCGGATACTGAACTGCAACCTGTGTTTACAACCAAAGCGGGAAAGATGGCGGTGTTGATCTGTGCAGATAGTTGGTACCCGCAAGCATACAACAATCTTACAAACAAAGCAGATTTTATTGTAGTACCATCACTTGGTGATAAGGATAGTGTTTGGCTTGCTGCCTGGAAAGGATACAATGGTTTTAAAGCACCTGTTGATGTTGATACAACTGATTACAAAAAGATCAGCGAAGGTGATGCATGGCTCAAATACAGTATGAATAAACGGGCTGCAACTGCAAATATTCATCAGGGCATGAATGTATTTTTTACCGGTAGTTTATGGGATATGAAACCAGAAGGAAGAGTACTGATCTTGCAGAATGATTCAACAACAGTTTTACCAGCATCTGTGGGTAAAGGAAGAATTGTGAATCTCTATTTACAATAACCATTATACGTTGAAACATCTATTTGTTCAATAATAGCAATACGGATGAAAGGATTGCGACGCAACCGGGAATAATCAAGGAACTATCGCTGGTATTCAAATTTCTTATTAACTTGTTCTTACTTCTCAAACAACCATCAACTGCATGCTCGTTAAAACCTTTGGAAGCGCTGTATACGGAGTGAACGCTATTACTATTACGGTAGAAGTGAATGTGAGCGGCGGACAAAAATTCTTTATGGTTGGGTTGCCCGATAGTGCAGTGAAAGAAAGCGAACAACGTATTGAGAGTGCTTTAAAAACATCCGGCTATTATTTTCCGAGAACAAAAGTTGTAGTAAACCTCGCACCTGCCGATATTAAAAAAACAGGAACTGCTTTTGATCTATCAATTGCTGTTGGTATTCTTGGAGCAACCGAGCAAATTGATAATCCCGAACGTCTGGCAGATTATGTCATCATGGGTGAGTTGAGTTTAGATGGAAGCATTCAATCAATTAAAGGTGCATTACCCATTGCGATACAGGCACGCAAAGAAAATTTTAAAGGCTTGATCGTTCCCAAACAAAATGCAAAGGAAGCAGGCATGGTGAACAACCTGAATGTGTACGGTGTAGAACACATCAATGATGTAATTGCATTTTTTAAAGATGAAACAAGTTTGCAACCAACTGTTGTAAACACAAGAGAAGAATTTTTTAATGCACAGTATGAATTTGATTTTGATTTTAATGATGTAAAAGGTCAGCATAATATTAAACGTGCATTGGAAATTGCAGCAGCTGGTAGTCATAATGCTATTCTTATTGGCCCACCTGGTGCAGGTAAAACAATGCTTGCAAAACGCTTACCTACCATTCTTCCACCATTGAGTTTGCAGGAAGCATTGGAAACAACAAAGATTCATAGTGTTGCAGGTAAATTGCCGGAGAACGCAACACTCATTTCAAAACGTCCGTTCCGTTCGCCACATCATACAATTTCAGATGTTGCTTTAGTCGGCGGCGGCACCAATCCGCAGCCCGGTGAAATTTCATTGGCACATAATGGTGTATTGTTTTTAGATGAGTTGCCTGAATTTAAACGAACTGTACTGGAAGTGATGCGTCAACCAATGGAGGAACGGCGTGTTACGATTTCAAGAGCAAAGATCGCTATTGATTTTCCTGCATCGTTTATGCTGATCTCATCGATGAACCCCTGCCCCTGCGGTTTTTATAACCATCCCGAAAAAGAATGTACCTGTCCGCCCGGCGCTGTGCAGAAATATCTCAATAAAATTTCCGGTCCGTTGTTAGATCGTATCGATCTGCATGTGGAAGTAACGCCTGTTCCTTTCAGCGAACTATCGAAATCTGAAAACAGCGAACCAAGTGCAGCTATCCGTGACCGTGTGATCGCTGCCAGGGAAATACAAGCTGAGCGTTATAAAGATGTAGAAGGTATTTATGCCAATGCACAAATGAGCAGCAAACAACTTAAAGAAATTTGTGTGATCTCGCAGGCAGGTCAAACTTTGTTGAAAGCGGCGATGGATAAACTGAACCTGAGTGCAAGGGCCTATGATCGTATTTTAAAAGTTAGTCGTACTATTGCCGACCTTGCTCAAAGCCCCGATATAAAAGTGGAACACCTGGCTGAAGCTATTCAATACAGAAGTTTGGATCGGGAAGGATGGGCAGGGTGAGAAAAATACTGTGATGCTCGATTTTTATCTTTTAATTCCCTGTTATAACAATACGGATGGATTGATCCGGTCGCTTCTTTCGGTTGAATATTCGAAAGAAAAGTACAAAGTGCTGGTGGTTGATGATGGAAGCAATATTCCGGTATCGTTATCAGAACTTCCTGAAGTGTTACTACAAAAACAAACCATTGAAATCATCCGATTATCGGAAAACAAAGGCATCACGGAAGCATTGAACACAGGGCTTCGTTTAATTCTGGATAGAAATGATTCATTATACACTGCACGTTTAGATTGTGGCGATACCTGCACTCCAGATCGTTTTACAAAACAGATTTCGTTTTTAAGTGTAAACACTGATGTAGCACTAGTAGGTTCTTTGTGTTTATTTGTTGATCATAAAAAAAATATCCGATTTGTTTACAAAGCTGCAGAGCATCGTTATGCAATTCTGAAACAAATGCATCTGAAATGCAGCTTCATTCATCCAACAGTTATTTTCAGGAATGAAATAATTAAGAATACGAAGCTTTATCCTTATGACTATCCTTATGCGGAGGATTATGCGTTCTTCTTTGAGTTA is part of the Lacibacter sediminis genome and harbors:
- a CDS encoding YifB family Mg chelatase-like AAA ATPase; translated protein: MLVKTFGSAVYGVNAITITVEVNVSGGQKFFMVGLPDSAVKESEQRIESALKTSGYYFPRTKVVVNLAPADIKKTGTAFDLSIAVGILGATEQIDNPERLADYVIMGELSLDGSIQSIKGALPIAIQARKENFKGLIVPKQNAKEAGMVNNLNVYGVEHINDVIAFFKDETSLQPTVVNTREEFFNAQYEFDFDFNDVKGQHNIKRALEIAAAGSHNAILIGPPGAGKTMLAKRLPTILPPLSLQEALETTKIHSVAGKLPENATLISKRPFRSPHHTISDVALVGGGTNPQPGEISLAHNGVLFLDELPEFKRTVLEVMRQPMEERRVTISRAKIAIDFPASFMLISSMNPCPCGFYNHPEKECTCPPGAVQKYLNKISGPLLDRIDLHVEVTPVPFSELSKSENSEPSAAIRDRVIAAREIQAERYKDVEGIYANAQMSSKQLKEICVISQAGQTLLKAAMDKLNLSARAYDRILKVSRTIADLAQSPDIKVEHLAEAIQYRSLDREGWAG
- a CDS encoding glycosyltransferase, whose translation is MLDFYLLIPCYNNTDGLIRSLLSVEYSKEKYKVLVVDDGSNIPVSLSELPEVLLQKQTIEIIRLSENKGITEALNTGLRLILDRNDSLYTARLDCGDTCTPDRFTKQISFLSVNTDVALVGSLCLFVDHKKNIRFVYKAAEHRYAILKQMHLKCSFIHPTVIFRNEIIKNTKLYPYDYPYAEDYAFFFELTKKYKTHIIQEILVETQIDTNGISVKKRQQQIRSKINIIRFYGINKSLTCRGLVRQYLLALLPYKLITQIKHLFFHIEK